AACCCGTAGACTGATTGAAGAAGATTAGAAGGCGAAATAATTTTCCTGTTTTCCGCAACAGTAGCTTTCGTACTTTACATCATAAACAGTTACACTAGGAATGACATACAGTTGTCACCATGGCGAATTAGCTTTGTGGTTCAATAAATATAGTATATGAAAGCAATAGCCGTATCGGGCGCCAGACAGAACAACCTGAAAAATATTTCGCTGAAAATACCGAAAAACCAGATTACTGTGTTTACCGGTGTCTCCGGTTCGGGAAAATCGTCGTTGGTGTTTGAAACTATAGGCGCCGAAGCACAACGTCAGATAAATGAGACCCAAAACAGCTTCACGAGAAATCGACTAAACCATATTGGTGTTGCGGACGTCGACAAGATCGAACATTTAAATGTACCGGTAATCATCAGCCAAAAGCGCTTGGGCGGAAACGCGCGGTCTACCGTAGGAACGGCTACCGATAGCTATGCTTCCCTGCGACTGCTGTTTTCCAGAATGGGTGAACCTTTTGTCGGTTATTCAGGCCTCTTTTCATTTAACCATCCCCAAGGGATGTGTGCCGCCTGCGAAGGTCTTGGATTTGTCAGTACGATCAATATCGACGAACTGCTGGATAAAAATAAATCGCTGAATGAAGGCGCCATATTGTTCCCGACCTTTCAGCCGGGTGGATATAGGTGGATCAGATATGCCCATTCGGGATACTTCGATCGCGATAAAAAATTAAAGGACTTTACAGCGAAAGAGTGGGATTTGCTGCTCCACGCGAAGGAACACAAGCCGCCGCATCCCGGCAAATCCTGGGGAAAAACGATGCAGTACGTTGGATTGCTGCCCCGGATAGAAAATGATTTATTGAAGAAGGAATCCAAAGAACATAACCTAAGGAAAAAAGACCTGCAAAAAATTATCGTATCCGACATTTGTCCGGATTGCGGGGGCAAAAGGTTGAATAAAAAAATACTGACCTGTAAGATCAAGGGGAAGGACATCGCCGATTGTGCTGCGCTTCCCATCGATGAGCTGCTTGCATTCGTTAAATCACTTTCTTCCAAATCATTCGATACGATACTAAGTGAACTTAAGAAGAAACTTGAAAATATAATCACCATAGGGCTGCAATACCTGACCTTGGATAGGGGAACGAATACCCTCTCGGGCGGTGAATCACAACGCATCAAGATGGTCAGGCATCTGGGAAACAGCTTGGAAGACTTGCTTTACATCTTTGATGAACCAAGTATCGGCCTGCACGCAAAGGATCTGGAAAATATTTCGCATATCATTCGTCAAATAAAAGAAAAAGGGAACACGGTACTTATCGTAGAACATGATCCTGACATCATTAAAATAGCCGATCATGTAGTTGATATGGGCCCACTATCTGGAATTCACGGCGGCGAGATCATCTTTCAGGGTACGTTTGAAGATCTCAAGGCCTCAAATGGTAAAACCGGCAGTTATTTTTCGCAAACGCGCAAATACAAGGTCAATCCACGCAAGGAGGCCGGATCAATTCAGCTAAAAGAGGCAGAACTGTTCAATCTCAAAAAGATTACGGTAAACATCCCCACACAGGTGTTATCAGTGGTTACCGGTGTGGCCGGTTCGGGCAAAAGTACCCTGATTGGCAAGGTCTTGCCGATCCAGTATCCAGAAGTAAAGATAATCGATCAGGCTCCGATCATAGGCAGTTCAAGAAGCACCTTACTGACTTATCTGGATATTTCCGATAAGATCAGAAAGTTGTTTGCGCTTGCCAATAAGGCCGATCATCGGCTTTTCAGCACGAACAGTCTGGGCGCATGTGCGAATTGCAGGGGATTGGGTTTCGAAAAGATCGATCTGGCATTCATGGACGATATGGAACAGCCTTGCGAAGTATGCCAGGGCAGTGGGTTTAATCCGGAAGTGTTAACATACACGTTTCAGCATAAAAGTATTGCCGAGGTTATGGCGCTTACCGTAGAAGAAGCAGCAGATTTTTTCGGCCATTATGACTTTGCATCTCCTTTTAAGCTGCTGATGGAGCTTGGTCTGGGCTACCTGAAATTAGGACAACGACTTAATGCGTTCTCAGGAGGAGAAAGGCAACGACTGAAATTAAGTGGTGAGCTGAAAGGCGAAAATAATCTGCTCGTTTTGGATGAACCAAGTACAGGCCTGCATCCTTCGGACACGAAAAAGTTGCTGGATATTTTGAATAGGTTGGTAGATCAAGGTAACACGCTGATTGTAATCGAACACAATCTTGATATTATATCGCAAGCGGATTGGATTATTGATATTGGCCCCGGTGCAGGAAAGTATGGTGGTGAATTGATGTTTGAAGGGACAGTGGAGGGGTTGTTAAGCAACCATACCGCTGAAACAGCAAAATATTTAAAAAAGCATTTGTTTGCTTAGGGCGAAATGCTCAAAGTACCGCCCCAGGGCTGGCTGCTTACCCATTAAGGCTTGAATGAACCGTCTCTCGCCACGGGCAAATTGTTGCTGCTCCATTCACTCCAAGAGCCTACGTATAGTTTCGGTATGTCTAAGCCGGCGTAGTCGAAGGCCAGAAGGGTGTGGCAAGCGGTCACGCCTGATCCGCAGTGTATAATGCTGTCGCTGGCTAGCTCATCGCCAAGTGACGCGATGTACATTTGTTTTAGCTCGGCTGCATCCTTAAAATAACCCTGTTCATCTAAATTGTTGGACAAGGGGATATTGACCGCGTTGGGAATGTGGCCAGCCACAGCGTCAATGGGTTCTTCTATACCACGGTAACGCGCATTGGAGCGTACATCAATGATCTTATTGCTGGCATGCCGACTGACACGTTGAACTTCTTCCAGCGTGCTGATAGGTAATAGCCATTTTTCTGCGGGGTAGGGTTCAACTGCTTTTACCCGTTCCTCGCCTGAGCGCAAGGGAAGTTCATGGCGTTTGGCTGCCGCCAGACCGCCATCCAGCACCTGAACTTTCGAGTGGCCTATCGCACGAAGCATCCACCAGAAACGCGCTGCCGCGTTCGACCCGTTTTTGTCGTCATAGATCACAACATGACTGCCCGCGGTGATACCCAGATTGCCCAATGTTTGCGTAAATGTTTTGACTGCAGGTAGCGGATGCCTTCCACCATTAGCCGGATCTACCGGAACATTGCTGAGCTGCGTGTCGAGATCAACCAGGCGTGCCCCTTTGACATGTGATTGTAAATAATTTGTTTTGGCTTCAGGCCCGTTGGAAGCATCAATGATCACCAATTGATCGGAATCGAGTAAACTTAAAAGTTCTGTAGCGTCAATAATGGGAGAGTAGCGCATACACTTTTGTTTTTAAGATGAGAAGATCATTATGGAAGTAAAGATACGGAATGTATTTGGTAAACGGAATTGTTGACCGCATTAAAAGTACGCATTTGCTTATCCTCGCTCTAACAGACTTAATCTCTCGCTGATCATTTATGGGAAGTATATGGCAGAGATAAAAGCATAGCTCGATCAGTCGATAGATGATTGTTAACGCATTGTTAATTTGACAGAATAAACCGAACACCATAGTAGCCTTTCCTATATTTGTCGTCATGGAGACGACCCTTATCAAAACAAAAAGAATGCTGTATTTAGCGTTGCTATTTTTCAGTTTTTCAGCGAACGCGCAAACTGTTGAAGAAAGCGAAGCACGTGCTGTTGTGCAGACGCTGACTGATCGATTGGTGGAAGTATATCCCTTTCCCGACATATCGGCTAAGTATAAACAAACCTTGTTAGAAAACGAAAAGATTGGGCGTTACAAAGGACTAGCTGAAGACTCCTTGGCGAAAAAGCTAACGGAAGATCTCCGGTCTGTGCATAAAGATGTGCACCTGCGGGTGATGAAAAATGAAGAAACCTATAAAAGGTTATTAGCGCCTCCGGCTCAACAAGGAGATGACAGCACAGAACTGAAGCGGATGAAAGTACAGAACTATGGTTTTAAAAGCGTACAGATCGATGGTGAGAGGTCTACCGCCTACCTCGATATTCCGGGGCCTTTTTGGGGCACACAGGAGTCTTTTGAGATGGCGACAGCGGCAATGAACATGGCTGCGCACAGTAAATACGTTATTCTAGATATTCGCCATAATCCGGGTGGTACCGGGCATATGGGCCGTTTTATTGCTTCCTATTTTTATAAACCGGGAAATGAAAAATTTTATCTGAACGGTTTTCATAAAGACCGCAAATTGGACGAACAGGAGTGGACTTATTCTTTCGTGCCCGGGAGAAGAAATCCAGACGCTAAAGTGTACATCCTGGTAGGTCCTGGAACGGCATCTGCATCCGAGGGTTTGGCATATGCGATGCAAAAGCTCGGCAGGGCGACCATCGTTGGCGATACAACGGCAGGGGCTGGGATCGCTGGATCTTTTGTGCCATTAAAGCGCAATTTAATCGCTTTTGTTCCGGTGAAGATGGTAGTCGGCCCGCGGTCTGAAGAAGGCTGGGAAGGAACCGGCGTTATTCCGGATGTCATTTCCGGGGAGGAAGATGCGCTGGAAGTGACCCGCAAACTCATTGAAAAAGATAGGAAAGGGGAATAGTTTACCTGTTGATGAACTATCCTGTACCATCTGTAGCTTCAGAAGCTTGAAAAGTAATATTCTTATGGAATGAGCGGTCTATGGACATTCGTTGCCGATTGTTTTTTGATTTTAATTAGTATTTTAGCCCTAACCGTTTAATCGGATAACAACTATAACCGATTTAGATACTAATGCTGGTATGGATGAAAATTTAAATGCGCAAAGTGACTTCGCGTTGATGCAACGCTTTTATCTGATAATAATACTAATCCTCTTAGGATCGACCTTCGTCTACGGTCAGCCTGATAATGAAGTGATAGATTTGCAATGTGAACATTTAGTCAACCCCCTGGGCGTCGATGAACGGCACCCGCGCCTAAGCTGGCGAATACAGAATGATACGAGGGGAGCGGCACAAAGTGCCTACCGGGTGATGGTGGCAACAGACTCGACGCAATTGCTCAGCGAGGGTGAACTTTTATGGGATTCCGGCAAAAGGCAGTCTGCAGAACAATTAGTGTCTTATGATGGGCCGGAATTGCTTCCGTTTACCAGATACTACTGGAAAGTAGTGCTTTGGAACGAGGCTGGAGAGGCTTCTTCATCGAGCGGGATCAACCATTTTGAAACAGGAATGGTTAATATGGCAAATTGGCAAGGCACTTGGATTAGTGATCGGGAGGATATAGATCACTTGCCGGCAGGATATTTCAGAAAAACTTTTGGTGTGGAGAAACAGATAACTTCAGCAAGGGTGTATATCGCAGCTGCCGGACTTTATGAATTACATCTGAATGGATCGCGCGTGGGTGATCATCGCTTAGATCCGATGTATACCCGTTTTGACCGTAGGAATTTATATGTAACCTACGACGTCACAGAGCAACTCAAACAGGGTGATAATGCCTTAGGCGTGATTTTAGGTAATGGGTGGTATAACCACCAGCCACTGGCGGTATGGAATTTTGATCGTGCCCCATGGCGGGCAAGACCGAGCTTTTGTCTGGACCTCCGTATAACGTACAGCGATGGAAGTACGGAAACGATTCAATCTGACGGCAGCTGGCGCAGCAATACAGGACCGGTAATTCGTAATAATATTTATACGGCAGAACATTATGATAGTCGTTTAGCTATCGATGATTGGGATACACCAAGCTTTATAGACACTGCTTGGAAAGGTGTAACGTTACGTGCCGCGCCTTCCAACCAAGTGGTGAGTCAGCAACTGCACCCGATCCGCAATGTGCAGGAAATTGCTGCCAAATCCCTGCAAAAAGTGAATGACTCTGTTTATATTTTCGACATGGGCCAGAACATGGCCGGTGTAACAAAAGTGAAGTTGAGTGGAGAGCAAGGCACCACCGTTCGATTGAAGCATGGTGAAAGACTGTATCCTGACGGACGCGTCGATCTGTCGAACATTGATGTATATTATCGTCCAAAAGATGATAGCGAACCTTTTCAGACAGATATCGTCATACTCAAGGGGGAAGAACCCCTTGAGTTTATGCCACGCTTCAATTACAAAGGCTTTCGCTATGTGGAAGTAACCAGTGACAAACCTATTCAGTTAAAACAGGATGATCTGGTGGCTTATTTTATGCATAGTGATGTGCCTGTAAAAGGGACGCTGCAGTCGTCCAATACCATGATCAATAAATTGTGGGAAGCAACAAATAATGCCTACCTGTCTAACCTGTTCGGTTATCCTACGGATTGCCCGCAGCGGGAGAAAAACGGGTGGACAGGCGACGGACACTTTGCGATCGAAACTGCCTTGTATAATTTTGACGGTATTACCGTTTATGAAAAGTGGTTGGCCGACCATCGGGATGAACAGCAACCCAATGGCGTACTGCCGGATATTATCCCGACGGGCGGTTGGGGTTATGGCACGGCAAATGGTACCGATTGGACCAGCACCATTGTGCTTATTCCCTGGAATCTTTATCTTTTTTATGGTGACCTGAAACCTCTTCAGGACAACTATGAAAGCATGAAGCGTTACGTGGGCTATGTAGAACGCCTGAGCCCCGAAAGGTTGACCAGTTTTGGGCGGGGCGACTGGGTACCCGTAAAGTCGACTTCCTCTTTGGAATATACCTCGTCCGTTTATTACTTCGTTGATGCAACGATTTTGGCCAAGGTGGCCAAGTTATTGAATAAACAGGAAGACCACAGGTATTATCAGGCACTGGCCGCGAAAATTAGACAGGCAATCAATGATAAGTATCTGGACAAGCAGCTGGTGAGTTATGGGAGTGGTGTGCAAACGGAGCTGAGTATGGCCTTGTACTGGGATGTTGTACCCGATGAGCTAAGGGCTAAGCTTGCAGAAAATTTGGCTAAGCGTGTAGAACAGGATGATATGCATCTCGATGTAGGTGTTTTGGGAGCAAAGGCTATTCTGAATGCGCTTAGTGAAAATGGACAGGCGGAAACGGCTTACAAATTGGCTGTTCAAGATACTTACCCATCCTGGGGCTGGTGGATCGTCAATGGAGCAACTACCCTGCAGGAGAATTGGAATATGGATGCCGAGCGGGATATTTCAGATAATCACATGATGTTCGGCGAAATCGGTGGGTGGTTCTTTAAAGGATTGGGTGGGATATACCCGGACGAATCGGCTCCCGGATTTAAAAACATTATCCTAAAACCAAATTTTGTAGCCGGATTAGATGATTTTTCCTGTTCCTTTAATAGTCCGTATGGAGAAATAGTGTCTTCCTGGAAAAGAAAAGGTAAAAAGGTATACTACTCGGTTACCATACCACCCAATGCGAGTGCATCTGTTACCATTCCGGTTCAAAATAACAGGAAAGTATACCTGGATAATAAGTTGGTGCAGCCGGATATGCAACTGTCGGCCGGAAATTATGAATTTCGCGTGGAATAATTGGTTGTCACGCGACAAACTTTTATAAGGTGATGCTTCTTCTGCAAACCTAGTGATTTTAGCTATTATTTAAGAATAACAGCTTGCACCCATGTTTGTATGTCGAATTGATTTCCAACTTGATTTAATTTTATTAAACCATGTATTAAAATTAAATTAGAAAAATAATTGTTTTTTTTATTCTGCCAGCATTCGTGTAAGGTAAAGAACTTTCTGTGTAAGCTATGGGTTGATTGGTGTAAATAATTTTGTCTGAAACGAGCCATGATTTATATTCGTGGAGAGCAATCGTTTATCAATCCAACCGTAAATACGATTGTTTTTTTCATACCTAATGATTTAATTGTTGTAAACAAACCCCTAGTCCTATGAAGTTACTGGTTTATATTGAAAGAATAAATCTACTGCACAAATTAATCAGACAGCGCCGAACCGGGAGTCCAATGGAATTATCGAAACGCTTAGGTTTGTCGACATCCAGAATGTACCGTGTTATTGAAGAATTACGCTTAAATGGAGCGCCGATAGCCTACTCAAGACAACAGCAAACCTATTACTATGAATATAACTACCATATTGTTATCTCTGCTACTTTCACTTCTTTGGAACAGCATGAAATGAGGGATGTTTCTGGTGGAGAGCATGTGGGTACAGTTAGATTGTTCCCACATCAACTAAAGAAGTCTGATAGCGTTCCCTTCATCCTAAACGCATGACACATGAAAGTGTTGCCTATTGTGCAGCCTGATGCACTTGAAATAACCTATTTGCAGCAGGTAAAGGTAAGGTCGCAAATCATCTATACCATCTTTTTATTGACGGTTATAGCTGTATTATTTGCGCTTCCTTTTGTTTATGTTGATGTTAGTGTAAAATCATCGGGTATTCTTCAAACCCCGATCGAACGGAATGAACTGGTTTTACCAATAAGCGGTAGAATAGACTACCTTAATGTTAGCGAGTATCAGCGAGTAAACAAAGGAGACACCCTGTTACGTATCGATGCTAGAAGTATAACTGAGCAAAGCAATGCGATAGCTACACGGATTAAGGAACTCGAATGGTTGCTGGCAGATGTTGAGTTGCTGAACGAAACCTCTACGGCAACAAACCAGACTCCAAAACTAAATACACCGCGTTATACAGCTGCCTGGCAGGAATATAACCGGCAGCTGCACAATGCGGCTGTTTTGAGAAAGCAATCACAACGTGCGTTTGAGCGCTTTCAGAAATTACACGAGCAGAAAATGGTGAGCGATGCGGAATATGAGGAATATCTAACAAAAAAGGATCAGGCTGTAGGCGAATTCAATTACATTGCAAGCCATCATAAGAGCCAATGGCAGGCTGAGGCAAGCACTTACCGCTCAGAATTAAGCCAGCTCTATCGGGACCGATCAAGCGCCAATAATGAGCAGAGTTTCTATACGCTTATTGCTCCGCTCGACGGAAGTATACAGAATCTCGTAGGACTCCAGGTGGGTACTCCGGTATTTGCCAATCAGAAAATTGCGGAGCTTACACCGGATTCTTCTTTAATAGCTATGGCATATGTAAATCCGAACGATATCGGTTTGGTTCGAATCGGGCAGGACGTACGTTTTCAGATTGATGCTTTCAATTATAACCAATGGGGCATTTTGAAAGGAAAGGTGCTGGATATTGCCGAAGATATGGTATTAGATGGAAACAATAAACCAGTTTTCAAGGTGCGCTGTGCCCTGGAAAGAGACCAGATGCGCTTACCAAATGGTTACGTGGGACGGCTGAAAAAGGGAATGACCTTTCAGGTCCGCTTCATGGTAAATAGAAGAAGTCTGTACCAGCTGCTCTATGACAAAATTGATGATTGGATGAACCCGGGCCGAATAGCTAATGATGGCAAGGTCGCAGAACAGTAAAATATGGGGATCAAAATAAAACAACGAGATATCTCTGATTGTGGCGCGGCCTGCCTTGCTTCAGTTGCCGCTAAATATAAGCTAAACCTACCTATTGCCCGTATCAGGCAGATGGCGGGAACTGATAAAAAAGGCACGAATGTACTCGGTATTGTAGAGGCTGCGGCAAAAATCGGTATAACCGCAAAAGGTGTGAAAGGCCCTTTTGAAAGTCTATCGAAAGTCTCGCTGCCCGCCATAGCACATGTTGTAATTAAGAATGTGCTGCAACACTACGTGGTAATCTACAAAGTTACTCCACAGTACATTGAGATAATGGATCCCGCAGACGGGAAAATGCACAAAAAAACACCGGAAGAATTTAAAGCGGAATGGACCGGTATTTTGATACTGTTGGCGCCTAATGAGTCCTTTAAGCAGGGGAATGAAAAAATATCGACCCGTTCCCGTTTCTGGCAGCTCATCAAACCACATAGAACAGTATTGACACAAGCCTTGGTTGGGGCGATTCTTTACACGATATTAGGGCTTTCAACAGCTTTGTTTGTACAAAAAATAGTGGATTTTGTATTGGCGGATGGGAACCGGAACCTGTTGAACTTGATGGGAGTAATCATGATCAGTATCCTGCTGGTAAAAATCATGATCAGTATCTTCAAGACGATATTTACCATTAAGACGGGGCAGGCGATCGATGCCAATCTGATTTTGGGTTACTATAAGCACCTGACCAAACTCCCACAGTCTTTCTTTGATAATATGCGGGTAGGAGAGATCATCGCTCGGGTAAATGATGCGGTCAAGATTAGAGTATTTATTAACGATGTGTCCCTCAATTTTCTGGTTAACATATTTATCGTTGTTTTTTCTTTTGCCCTGATGTTTACTTGGTATTGGAAATTAGCGGTCATTGTGCTCCTGGTTATCCCACTTTATGGCATTATCTATTACATCACCAATAGACTGAACAAAAAGGTGCAGCGGAGGATGATGGAAGAGGCAGCAGAGCTGGAATCGCAATTAGTTGAAAGTATAAATGCTATGGGCACGATCAAACGCTTTGGCCTGGAACAGCACGCCAATTTAAAAACGGAAGTTCGTTTTGTGACCTTACTCAAAACCATTTACAGATCCGGATTGAACTCTTTGTTTTCTGTAACATCTACTGAATTTATTTCGCAACTGTTCACCATCGTGCTACTTTGGGTAGGTGCCGGCTATGTTTTGGACGTAGAGATAACTCCCGGTGAATTACTGTCTTTTTATGCCTTGATTGGTTATTTTACCGGACCTGCATCGACCTTGATTGGTATGAATAAAACCATTCAGGATGCTGCAATAGCAGCCGATCGTCTGTTTGAGATCATGGATCTTGAGCAGGAGGATAACGATCGTAAGCTAACATTGACCGCGGAAAACCTTGGTGATATTATTTTTGATAAAGTCAGCTTTAGGTATGGCACGCGGATTTTAGTATTTGATAATCTTGGCCTGCACATTCGGCTTGGAAAATTGACGGCAATTGTAGGCGAGAGTGGCTCAGGCAAGTCGACCTTATTGTCATTATTACAAAACATTTATCCGATAGCGAAGGGTAATATCTACATTGGCGAGCATGCGTTGAAATATATTGATAATGAATCGCTTCGGAAGGTCATAGGCGTGGTGCCGCAGCAGATCGATTTGTTTACCGGAAATGTAATAGAAAATATCGCTATTGGTGATTACGAGCCGGATATGCAAAGGATAATAGCGATCTGCAAGAGATTGGGTATATTACCTTTTATCGAAAGTTTACCCAATGGCTTTCACACCTATCTCGGTGAAAATGGGGCAAGCTTATCCGGAGGGCAGAAACAGCGCATTGCGATCGCTCGGGCACTGTATAAACAGCCCGAGGTGTTGATTCTCGACGAGGCAACTTCTTCGCTGGACCCGGCAGCGGAACAATATGTACAGCAAACAATCCATTACCTGCGTGATCAGGGTAAAACGGTTATCCTGATAGCCCACCGTTTAAGCACCGTACAGACGGCAGATAAGATCATCGTTCTTCAGCAGGGAAAACTGGTAGAAGAAGGTACGCATGCTTCGCTGATGGCGTCAGAAGGGAAATATTATAACTTATGGCAGCAACAGATGCCGGTTGTTGGTGGCTCGTGATAATGTGTTTAAAGTAGTAAGTATTTATTTTCTTAAATGAAATTGGAAATATGGCGGTGCATATTAAAGATTTTGAACGTAAACTTCGAACTTATCTTCGGGAAAAGCCTGTCTAGGTGTTGTTTGGCTTTATATGCTTATGCTTACCTAATTGTCAGAATTCGTTTGCCGCTGTTTAGATCAGCGTTGTTTATCGCCAGTTTACATGCTTTGGGAAATTTTATGGCATTTTTAGATAATGATGTTAATTACTGATAGGTGAGCGTGAAACTTATTTAATATTTAACGATTATTTGATTCAATGCTTTTTTTGTGCAGCGAAGGAAAATAGCTTTGTTATGTTGATCAACAAAAGGCGGATTCCGAAAAGCCTGGAAATAGAGTAGGACACTTTTAAATACTTAAAATTATGAGTACATTAGAATCAAATTTGGAGATGCAAGAGCTTACTGGAAATGAGCTACAGGAAATAAATGGCGGTTTCTTGCCAATTCCCGTAATGTTAGGGATTTGGGGAGTCCAAGCTGCTTTATGCGCAGCAGGAATAGGTGCGTTGGCTACAGTTGCTGCGGCAGAATAAATTTTATGGAGTCGGTTGATGCCGGCTCCCATAATTAAAAAATATATCAGTAATGTTAAGGAATAAAGGTTGTGTCTATTTAGTTATACTACTGATCTTATTCTTGGATCTTTGGAGCACGTATCTTTTCAGTGGTGGCGAGATAAACCGTTCCAATG
This Olivibacter sp. SDN3 DNA region includes the following protein-coding sequences:
- a CDS encoding excinuclease ABC subunit UvrA — protein: MKAIAVSGARQNNLKNISLKIPKNQITVFTGVSGSGKSSLVFETIGAEAQRQINETQNSFTRNRLNHIGVADVDKIEHLNVPVIISQKRLGGNARSTVGTATDSYASLRLLFSRMGEPFVGYSGLFSFNHPQGMCAACEGLGFVSTINIDELLDKNKSLNEGAILFPTFQPGGYRWIRYAHSGYFDRDKKLKDFTAKEWDLLLHAKEHKPPHPGKSWGKTMQYVGLLPRIENDLLKKESKEHNLRKKDLQKIIVSDICPDCGGKRLNKKILTCKIKGKDIADCAALPIDELLAFVKSLSSKSFDTILSELKKKLENIITIGLQYLTLDRGTNTLSGGESQRIKMVRHLGNSLEDLLYIFDEPSIGLHAKDLENISHIIRQIKEKGNTVLIVEHDPDIIKIADHVVDMGPLSGIHGGEIIFQGTFEDLKASNGKTGSYFSQTRKYKVNPRKEAGSIQLKEAELFNLKKITVNIPTQVLSVVTGVAGSGKSTLIGKVLPIQYPEVKIIDQAPIIGSSRSTLLTYLDISDKIRKLFALANKADHRLFSTNSLGACANCRGLGFEKIDLAFMDDMEQPCEVCQGSGFNPEVLTYTFQHKSIAEVMALTVEEAADFFGHYDFASPFKLLMELGLGYLKLGQRLNAFSGGERQRLKLSGELKGENNLLVLDEPSTGLHPSDTKKLLDILNRLVDQGNTLIVIEHNLDIISQADWIIDIGPGAGKYGGELMFEGTVEGLLSNHTAETAKYLKKHLFA
- a CDS encoding sulfurtransferase; its protein translation is MRYSPIIDATELLSLLDSDQLVIIDASNGPEAKTNYLQSHVKGARLVDLDTQLSNVPVDPANGGRHPLPAVKTFTQTLGNLGITAGSHVVIYDDKNGSNAAARFWWMLRAIGHSKVQVLDGGLAAAKRHELPLRSGEERVKAVEPYPAEKWLLPISTLEEVQRVSRHASNKIIDVRSNARYRGIEEPIDAVAGHIPNAVNIPLSNNLDEQGYFKDAAELKQMYIASLGDELASDSIIHCGSGVTACHTLLAFDYAGLDIPKLYVGSWSEWSSNNLPVARDGSFKP
- a CDS encoding S41 family peptidase; translation: MLYLALLFFSFSANAQTVEESEARAVVQTLTDRLVEVYPFPDISAKYKQTLLENEKIGRYKGLAEDSLAKKLTEDLRSVHKDVHLRVMKNEETYKRLLAPPAQQGDDSTELKRMKVQNYGFKSVQIDGERSTAYLDIPGPFWGTQESFEMATAAMNMAAHSKYVILDIRHNPGGTGHMGRFIASYFYKPGNEKFYLNGFHKDRKLDEQEWTYSFVPGRRNPDAKVYILVGPGTASASEGLAYAMQKLGRATIVGDTTAGAGIAGSFVPLKRNLIAFVPVKMVVGPRSEEGWEGTGVIPDVISGEEDALEVTRKLIEKDRKGE
- a CDS encoding alpha-L-rhamnosidase — translated: MDENLNAQSDFALMQRFYLIIILILLGSTFVYGQPDNEVIDLQCEHLVNPLGVDERHPRLSWRIQNDTRGAAQSAYRVMVATDSTQLLSEGELLWDSGKRQSAEQLVSYDGPELLPFTRYYWKVVLWNEAGEASSSSGINHFETGMVNMANWQGTWISDREDIDHLPAGYFRKTFGVEKQITSARVYIAAAGLYELHLNGSRVGDHRLDPMYTRFDRRNLYVTYDVTEQLKQGDNALGVILGNGWYNHQPLAVWNFDRAPWRARPSFCLDLRITYSDGSTETIQSDGSWRSNTGPVIRNNIYTAEHYDSRLAIDDWDTPSFIDTAWKGVTLRAAPSNQVVSQQLHPIRNVQEIAAKSLQKVNDSVYIFDMGQNMAGVTKVKLSGEQGTTVRLKHGERLYPDGRVDLSNIDVYYRPKDDSEPFQTDIVILKGEEPLEFMPRFNYKGFRYVEVTSDKPIQLKQDDLVAYFMHSDVPVKGTLQSSNTMINKLWEATNNAYLSNLFGYPTDCPQREKNGWTGDGHFAIETALYNFDGITVYEKWLADHRDEQQPNGVLPDIIPTGGWGYGTANGTDWTSTIVLIPWNLYLFYGDLKPLQDNYESMKRYVGYVERLSPERLTSFGRGDWVPVKSTSSLEYTSSVYYFVDATILAKVAKLLNKQEDHRYYQALAAKIRQAINDKYLDKQLVSYGSGVQTELSMALYWDVVPDELRAKLAENLAKRVEQDDMHLDVGVLGAKAILNALSENGQAETAYKLAVQDTYPSWGWWIVNGATTLQENWNMDAERDISDNHMMFGEIGGWFFKGLGGIYPDESAPGFKNIILKPNFVAGLDDFSCSFNSPYGEIVSSWKRKGKKVYYSVTIPPNASASVTIPVQNNRKVYLDNKLVQPDMQLSAGNYEFRVE
- a CDS encoding HTH domain-containing protein, with translation MKLLVYIERINLLHKLIRQRRTGSPMELSKRLGLSTSRMYRVIEELRLNGAPIAYSRQQQTYYYEYNYHIVISATFTSLEQHEMRDVSGGEHVGTVRLFPHQLKKSDSVPFILNA
- a CDS encoding HlyD family secretion protein, encoding MKVLPIVQPDALEITYLQQVKVRSQIIYTIFLLTVIAVLFALPFVYVDVSVKSSGILQTPIERNELVLPISGRIDYLNVSEYQRVNKGDTLLRIDARSITEQSNAIATRIKELEWLLADVELLNETSTATNQTPKLNTPRYTAAWQEYNRQLHNAAVLRKQSQRAFERFQKLHEQKMVSDAEYEEYLTKKDQAVGEFNYIASHHKSQWQAEASTYRSELSQLYRDRSSANNEQSFYTLIAPLDGSIQNLVGLQVGTPVFANQKIAELTPDSSLIAMAYVNPNDIGLVRIGQDVRFQIDAFNYNQWGILKGKVLDIAEDMVLDGNNKPVFKVRCALERDQMRLPNGYVGRLKKGMTFQVRFMVNRRSLYQLLYDKIDDWMNPGRIANDGKVAEQ